TATTAAAGGTTTAAAGCTAAATATTACGCCTGACATAAAGGTGCCTATGCCATAAAGCAAAATCAGGTAAGGGTAAGCCTGCTGAAAACCTGTAACAAAACCACCGGCCAGAATGCAGACCAGTAAGCCTGCTGAAATAGCGATCCAGAGGTTGCTAATAAACCTATCTACATAAGTTCTGACTCTGCTTTTCTTTTTGTGATTTATTGTACGATACACCGTACCTGCCGCACCTACAAACATGAGTAGCCAAACCATATAGGGATGCTCAAAGCTGGTAAACAATAGTGCATAGTGCGTTAAACTAGCTATAAATACCAGCCAACCCCATAGTAAAAAGTAAAAACTATCGTTACGGATTTCCTGCTTAGCAAGAATAATCATTTCCTGAATTGTGTTCCAGGAGTCTGCTTCTGTGAATGTTTGCTGTGCCATAAGAATAATGTTTATATAAATGTAAACTAGTTTACGCTATAAACTAAATTATGTTGTAAATATTATTCATTCTTTTCCGGTTCTCTTGCTTAGGAAGAAAAAATAGCAAATGCAGCTATACATGTCATGCCTAATCCTCTTTCCATTTATTCCGTACAATAAATGGGTATCATTCCACGACTTGTAAATCAAATGGACGCAATATCAATTACAACATTAGCCGATAGGCGAAATATAGAAATTGAGCGTACTGTGCTTAAAGAGCGCGGGCGCCTGCTCAACTTTATTCGACAGCGTGTGCCAGACCGTGACGATGCTGAAGACATTCTTCAGGATGTGTTTTTCCAGTTTACTCAGGCTTATCGTACCATAGAGTCTATTGAAAGAGTAACGGGCTGGCTGTTTCGGGTAACCCGCAACAAAATCGCAGACTTGTACCGTAAGAAAAAACCCGAAGCATTTAGCCAGATGCGCCGTGCTCGCGACGCAGAAGATGAGGACGCTATGGGTCTGGAGGAATTACTCCCCCAAATGAACATAGACCCTGAGGATAGTATGATGCGTAATGTAATCTGGGAAGCGCTGGAAAACGCTCTGGCCGAAATGCCAGAAGCTCAGCGTGAGGTATTTGTGATGCATGAGTTTGAAGACATCAGTTTTCGCGAAATGTCGGAGCAAACCGGAGAATCTATTAACACCTTGCTATCGCGTAAGCGTTATGCTGTACAGTTTTTAAGAAAGCATTTAGAAGATATTTATAACGACCTATAGCCATGAAGTTTAGCTGGGTTTTAAAGTTTGTTTTTTTTGCAGTAGCTATAGCGCTGGCATTTAGTTTGGCCGTTATGTTCTTGTGGAACTGGTTGGTTCCGGAGATATTTAATGGGCCACGTATCAGTTTTATACAGGCTATTGGCTTGTTGGCTTTAGCTAAAGTATTGGTAGGCTTTGGTAGTGGCGGCTGGGGAGGCAGACGTCGGTTTCGCCGACAGGTATGGAAGAAGAAGTTTCAGCGCAAATGGGAGCAAATGACGCCTGAAGAAAAAGAAAAATTTAAGCATAGCTTTATGGGCCGTTGCTACAAAGACCGAAACAGGGATAAAATGGAAACTGCCTGAAAATTTACTCCTATATACTATACTTTAATGAAGGCCGCACATCTAACTTTGTTGCGGCCTTTACTTTTTAGTTCTGCTGCATTTGTTTCTTTGCAAACATTTACTTTTTTTAGAAGTAGAGCACTGTCTACTTTTTAGGGCAACCAGCCTGTCCTCCTGAAAAATTAGCTTCGGTAGTCAATGTCTACCTCGGTATTACCATTTTCTATAGACTTATAGATAGCCTCAATAATACACATATCTCTAAGCCCCATTTCGCCAGGAGCTTTAAAGGTTGTTCCATTCATTACTGAATCTGCAAAAGCATCCATATGTACGGCCTGCTCGCGTATTTGAGGGAAATCCATTTCGCCCTCACTGGTTTTACCGGAAAGCGGCCCATAATCATAAGCTCTATCTAGCTGAAACCATCCATTTTCTGCTTCAGCTTTCAGATAATTGTAGCTTTTGCTATAGCTGGTTTCATGCTTGGAGGTAAGTCCACTCGGAAAATTCATGCTAAATTCTATTGTCTCATGTACTTCTTTAAATTTTTCGTTGCCTGAATTAAATTCTTGGGCAACAAGAGAAACCGGTTGTTCTCCTAATGTATAGCAAGCACCCTGTATGGTATAAATGCCTACATCCATTAGAGCGCCACCCCCGGCAAGTTCTTTGTCTAGCCTCCACTGTGTAGGGTCACCAATATTGAAGGCGAAGCCAGTTTCTAAAGATTTTACAGGGCCAAATACCTCTTCCTGCCCCAGACGCATCATTTCCTGGTTGTAGGGTTCATAATGAAGGCGATAACCTACCCCCAGCTCTACATTGTTTTCTTTACATGCGGCAATCATTCGCTCACAATCTTCTACCGAGGTTGCCATAGGTTTTTCGGTAATAACATGCTTACCGGCTTGCGCAGCTCTTATAGTATATTCGGCATGCATAGAGTTGGGGAGCACCACATAGATAATATCTATATCAGGATTGTTAGCCAGCTCATCATAGTTATCGTAATTATAGATGTTGGCTTCAGGAATGTTATAGTTCTTTTTCCATTCTTCTGCCTTGGAGGGTGTTCCTGTAACTATACCAGCTAGATAGCATTTTTCTGTCTGTTGCAATGCTGGGGCCAGCTGTCCTGTACTGTAGCTACCAAGGCCTACCAGCGCGACTCCCAATCGGTCTTTCTTTGCCGGCGTTTCCGTTTGTTCCTGAGACTGTTCTCCCTGCTGAGATTTGGTAGCACAAGACCATTGGCTAAGAGCCAGCCCTGAAGGTAAAAGAAGGCTACTCCCTACGCCCTGACTAAATCTTTTAACAAATTTTCTGCGACTGCTGAATAGCTTAAGTGGTTTCTTCATAGCGTTGTTTAAGTTGTGCTAATAATTTATACAATAAATTGCTAAATTACTTAAGCTTTACCCAGCGAATGTTTTCTTATTAACTGTCAATTCTTTCATCTAAAAAATACACAGGCTATGGAAGAAAAAATTATGACGCGGCACCCACATGACAAGAAAGGAGTTAACATACACAAAAGAAAGTATGATCTGATGAGCCAGGCAATT
This window of the Porifericola rhodea genome carries:
- a CDS encoding RNA polymerase sigma factor; the encoded protein is MDAISITTLADRRNIEIERTVLKERGRLLNFIRQRVPDRDDAEDILQDVFFQFTQAYRTIESIERVTGWLFRVTRNKIADLYRKKKPEAFSQMRRARDAEDEDAMGLEELLPQMNIDPEDSMMRNVIWEALENALAEMPEAQREVFVMHEFEDISFREMSEQTGESINTLLSRKRYAVQFLRKHLEDIYNDL
- a CDS encoding Gfo/Idh/MocA family protein codes for the protein MKKPLKLFSSRRKFVKRFSQGVGSSLLLPSGLALSQWSCATKSQQGEQSQEQTETPAKKDRLGVALVGLGSYSTGQLAPALQQTEKCYLAGIVTGTPSKAEEWKKNYNIPEANIYNYDNYDELANNPDIDIIYVVLPNSMHAEYTIRAAQAGKHVITEKPMATSVEDCERMIAACKENNVELGVGYRLHYEPYNQEMMRLGQEEVFGPVKSLETGFAFNIGDPTQWRLDKELAGGGALMDVGIYTIQGACYTLGEQPVSLVAQEFNSGNEKFKEVHETIEFSMNFPSGLTSKHETSYSKSYNYLKAEAENGWFQLDRAYDYGPLSGKTSEGEMDFPQIREQAVHMDAFADSVMNGTTFKAPGEMGLRDMCIIEAIYKSIENGNTEVDIDYRS